One Streptomyces sp. NBC_00223 genomic window carries:
- a CDS encoding helix-turn-helix transcriptional regulator, with the protein MSTSTQPREYTGATGGVQALLYHASQVGEIARFLNGRGCGAQGRDAVDATDSTVHQLIEQVRRRSVTSRISLGAAVPDTPADPLGSLQASLLKGQGETRLLVSRSLLADGTEPWQLSAYAGDAAVRVAGHVIPRMTLIDGTVAVLGDSSGRLTVVRDKVVVRTLRSLFDTAWDGAVDPGVFTGADGGPLWDTEPGSPLAQILPLLGSGWTDTAAARELGWSVRTYRRHVADLMQRLRARSRFEAGMRTAQLRLGSGPE; encoded by the coding sequence ATGAGTACGAGCACGCAGCCCCGTGAGTACACCGGCGCGACCGGCGGTGTCCAGGCCCTGTTGTACCACGCGAGTCAGGTGGGTGAAATCGCCCGGTTCCTCAACGGCAGAGGCTGCGGCGCCCAGGGGCGGGACGCGGTGGACGCCACGGACAGCACGGTCCATCAGTTAATCGAGCAGGTCCGCCGCCGATCCGTGACCTCACGGATCAGCCTGGGCGCGGCGGTCCCCGACACGCCCGCCGACCCCCTGGGCTCGCTCCAGGCGTCCCTGCTCAAGGGCCAGGGGGAGACCCGGCTGCTGGTCTCCCGTTCGCTGCTCGCCGACGGCACCGAGCCGTGGCAGCTGTCGGCGTACGCGGGGGACGCGGCCGTGCGCGTCGCGGGCCATGTCATCCCCCGGATGACGCTGATCGACGGCACGGTGGCCGTACTCGGCGACTCCTCGGGCCGGTTGACCGTCGTACGGGACAAGGTCGTGGTCAGGACCCTGCGGTCGCTCTTCGACACGGCGTGGGACGGCGCCGTCGACCCCGGAGTCTTCACCGGCGCCGACGGCGGGCCGCTGTGGGACACCGAACCGGGCAGCCCGCTGGCGCAGATACTGCCGCTGCTCGGCTCGGGCTGGACCGACACCGCCGCCGCCCGCGAACTGGGCTGGTCGGTGCGGACCTACCGGCGCCATGTCGCCGACCTGATGCAG